CACGGGGAGCACTGCCGACGGCCGAGTCCACCGACGGCGACCAGGGCGATGCCCTCCCGCTCCGGCAGCAACCCGCGCAGCCACGCGTCGAAGGCCCCGGCCCGTCGCACCCGGGCCGGATCCCCGATCCCGCCGGGAATCCGGACGACCCCGTCGACCAAGAGGTTTCCGTCTCCGTCGCCGGTGTCGCCCGACGCATTCCTCTTGGTCGACGAGGTCATCTGGTGTGGTCCTCCTACAGGGCGTCGAGGCCGCGTTCGCCGGTACGGACCCGGACGACCTCTTCCACGCCGGTCACCCAGACCTTGCCGTCACCGATCTTGCCGGTCCGGGCGGCGGCCACGATCGCGTCGACCACCTTGTCGACGTCCATCTCGTCGGTGAGCACCTCGACCCGGATCTTGGGCAGGAACTCGACCGTGTACTCGGCACCCCGGTAGACCTCGGTGTGCCCCTTCTGACGCCCGTACCCCTGGACCTCGCTGACGGTCAGGCCGGCGACGCCGAGGGCGTGCAGGGCCTCCTTCACCGCGTCCAGTTGGTACGGCTTGATGACCGCGGTCACCAGCTTCATGTCCAAGCCCTCCATTCTCCGAACGTTATCCGGCGACCTTCTCGTCCACCGGCGCGGCGGCCGGCTCGGGGGCCTCCGGGGAGGCCGGCTTCGCGCCGCCCGGGGTGATCCCGGCCATCGCGAACGCCCCACCACCGGCGCCGCCGGTGCTCGGGGACAGGTCGTAGCCGCTCTCCGCGTGCTCGCTGATGTCGATGCCCTCGACCTCGTCGTCAGCCTTGACCCGGAAGCCGAGGGTCTTGTCGATGACGAACGCGAGCACCCAGGCGACCCCGAACGACCAGGCGGTGACGATCAGACCGGCGAGGGCCTGGCGACCGAACTGGGTGACGCCGCCGCCGTAGAACAGGCCGTCGGAGGCCCCGACCACGTCGCTGATCGCGGCGTTGACCGAGTTGGTGGCGAACAGGCCGAGCCAGAGCGACCCGATCCAGCCGCCGACGAAGTGCACGCCGACCACGTCGAGCGAGTCGTCGTAGCCGAGCTTGTACTTCAGGCTGATGGCCAGCGCGCAGACCACACCGGCGACGATGCCGAGCAGGACCGCGGCCCAGGGGGCGATGAAACCACAGGCGGGGGTGATGGCGACCAGACCCGCGACGGCACCGGACGAGGCACCGACCATGGTCGGCTTCTTGTCCTTGATCCACTCCACCGCGATCCAGCCGAGCACCGCCGCGGCGGTGGCGAGCTGGGTGTTGATGAAGGCCAACCCGGCGACCGAGTCGACGGTCAGCTCCGACCCGGCGTTGAAGCCGAACCAGCCGAACCACAGCAGGCCGGCGCCGAGCGCGACCAGCGGGATGTTGTGCGGCTTCATGCCCTCACGCGGCCAGCCCAGCCGCTTGCCGAGCACCAGGGCGACGGCGAGCGCCGCCGCACCGGCGTTGATGTGCACCGCGGTACCACCGGCGAAGTCGAGCGCGTGGATCTTGGCACCGATGATGCCGCCACCCCACACCCAGTGGGCCACCGGGAAGTAGACCAGGGTGGCCCAGCCGAAGGCGAACAGCAGCCAGCCGCCGAACTTGGCCCGGTCG
Above is a window of Micromonospora rifamycinica DNA encoding:
- a CDS encoding P-II family nitrogen regulator, with product MKLVTAVIKPYQLDAVKEALHALGVAGLTVSEVQGYGRQKGHTEVYRGAEYTVEFLPKIRVEVLTDEMDVDKVVDAIVAAARTGKIGDGKVWVTGVEEVVRVRTGERGLDAL
- a CDS encoding ammonium transporter, producing MPEAPTIDGGNTVWLLVSTALVLLMTPGLALFYGGLNRAKGVLNMMMMSFSAIGLISVLWWFYGFSIAFGTDVNGFWGDPGAYLGTKTFLAETDLWGATAENPSGIGVPLYVFMAFQMVFAVITVALISGAISDRAKFGGWLLFAFGWATLVYFPVAHWVWGGGIIGAKIHALDFAGGTAVHINAGAAALAVALVLGKRLGWPREGMKPHNIPLVALGAGLLWFGWFGFNAGSELTVDSVAGLAFINTQLATAAAVLGWIAVEWIKDKKPTMVGASSGAVAGLVAITPACGFIAPWAAVLLGIVAGVVCALAISLKYKLGYDDSLDVVGVHFVGGWIGSLWLGLFATNSVNAAISDVVGASDGLFYGGGVTQFGRQALAGLIVTAWSFGVAWVLAFVIDKTLGFRVKADDEVEGIDISEHAESGYDLSPSTGGAGGGAFAMAGITPGGAKPASPEAPEPAAAPVDEKVAG